A part of Candidatus Electrothrix aestuarii genomic DNA contains:
- a CDS encoding efflux RND transporter permease subunit: protein MKKLLAAFANNTVFANIVLLMIMVGGAMALSSMRRENFPEFSVDKILIQVAYPGADPEEVEEGIVLKIEEALEGIEGIKQITTTSAENIGTALVDVLEGSDMSEVLDDVKSNVDAISTFPLDAEKPVVTEVTMRNPVVLLALSGEMSEKQLKAEAERLKDEIRALDGISQVDTFGTRDYEISIEVSEEQLRRYGLTFSQVSEAVRRSSINLHGGTLRTEEEEIRLRTVGRKYTGEELVEIVVLANDSGRLLRLGQLATIRDGFTEDPIISEVNGEPAAFVMVFKTEEEDSIHIADTVQQYVDEKQAQLPAGVHLEKFYDNTTALRARINLLTRNGMVGLILVFCLLWLFLDLRLAFWSGMGIPISLSGAMFILWYMGETMNMISLFGVIMVLGIVVDDAIVVGEAIYVHRRKGQGPLRAAVEGVAEVAMPVLAAITTTVVAFIPLAFVGGVMGKFIEILPTVVIASLLVSLWESLFLLPAHLSHLPDLNRPVQKWNPLHLLQRTVQAALDLFIQRIYLPFLSWALTWRYIFFAISIATLLLAVGLVKGGLVKFQVFPKTDSFVATANLSFPEGTPVDVTHQALQKIEQAFLQVSGRTKTVSGKPLVEQRMVLIGQSLSSQQRGQKGSHLGSVQFIMLPAEERGVHSNDLLIAWEEEIGSLPGAKSLTFEGESHGPGGAELEFWIQGNRMEDIIAASEQLQDKLRRYSGVIQIRSDNSPGKNEFRLTLKPEARALGLTVEDLARQVNAGFYGREAFRVQRGEDDIRVKVRYTQDERSRVTDFQQMRIRTSAGQEVPLLSVADMAFGPGFSTITRTDGMRRVAVTADVDSKRANAQEVFADLAVFSRQLETQFPGLHVSSQGEKKNMRESFAPLKVTVPLAILGIFVIVATIFRSYIQPLVILVSIPFGIIGAILSHLALGYDLSMMSMFGMVALTGVVVNDAIVLIERINENLAEGMSFFNAVTKGGARRFRAILLTSVSTVGGLAPLILETDMQAQFLIPMALSLAGGVVGSTVLTLVLIPSLLAIVNDGRRVIGRLQTGIWLEREAVEPAAARRVNQMDRD, encoded by the coding sequence ATGAAAAAGCTTCTTGCCGCCTTTGCAAATAACACGGTCTTTGCCAATATTGTCCTGCTCATGATCATGGTGGGCGGAGCTATGGCCCTCTCGTCCATGCGGAGGGAGAATTTTCCCGAGTTTTCCGTTGATAAGATACTCATCCAGGTCGCCTATCCCGGTGCTGATCCAGAAGAGGTGGAGGAGGGTATTGTCCTCAAAATTGAGGAGGCCCTGGAGGGCATTGAGGGCATCAAGCAGATTACCACCACCTCTGCTGAAAATATCGGCACAGCCTTGGTAGATGTGCTGGAAGGGAGTGACATGAGTGAGGTCCTTGATGATGTGAAGTCTAATGTCGATGCCATCTCCACCTTTCCGCTTGATGCAGAAAAACCGGTGGTCACCGAGGTCACCATGCGCAATCCTGTGGTGCTGCTGGCCTTATCCGGTGAGATGTCGGAGAAACAGCTCAAGGCAGAGGCAGAACGTCTGAAGGATGAGATCCGCGCCTTGGATGGTATTTCCCAGGTGGATACCTTTGGAACCAGGGATTACGAGATTTCCATAGAGGTCTCTGAAGAGCAGCTCCGTCGCTATGGCCTGACCTTTAGTCAGGTCTCTGAAGCGGTACGTCGATCCAGTATTAATCTGCATGGTGGAACCCTGCGCACGGAAGAAGAGGAGATTCGGCTCCGTACCGTGGGGCGGAAGTACACCGGAGAGGAGCTTGTCGAGATCGTGGTGCTGGCAAACGATTCTGGGCGGCTGCTCAGATTGGGGCAGCTGGCAACCATCCGCGATGGCTTTACCGAAGACCCGATTATTTCGGAGGTCAACGGTGAGCCTGCAGCCTTTGTTATGGTCTTTAAAACCGAGGAAGAAGATTCTATTCACATTGCAGATACTGTGCAGCAGTATGTGGATGAAAAGCAGGCTCAGCTGCCAGCGGGCGTACATCTGGAAAAATTTTATGACAATACCACTGCCCTGCGGGCCCGCATCAACCTGCTGACAAGGAACGGGATGGTGGGGTTAATCCTGGTGTTCTGTCTGCTCTGGCTGTTTCTTGACCTGCGGCTGGCCTTCTGGAGCGGCATGGGGATTCCTATCTCTCTGTCTGGGGCCATGTTTATCCTCTGGTACATGGGCGAGACCATGAACATGATTTCCCTGTTCGGAGTTATCATGGTGCTCGGTATTGTGGTAGATGACGCCATCGTGGTGGGCGAGGCTATCTATGTTCACCGGAGAAAAGGGCAGGGGCCTCTAAGGGCTGCTGTTGAAGGCGTGGCCGAGGTGGCTATGCCGGTGCTTGCTGCAATAACGACCACAGTCGTGGCCTTTATCCCGCTGGCCTTTGTCGGTGGAGTTATGGGTAAGTTTATCGAGATCCTGCCAACAGTTGTTATTGCTAGTTTGCTGGTTTCTCTCTGGGAGAGCCTCTTTCTTTTGCCCGCACACCTGAGTCATCTTCCTGATCTGAATCGTCCTGTCCAAAAATGGAATCCTCTGCACTTGCTTCAGAGGACGGTGCAGGCAGCACTTGATTTATTCATTCAGCGAATTTACCTTCCCTTTCTCTCTTGGGCATTGACCTGGCGATATATATTTTTCGCCATTTCTATTGCTACGCTCTTGCTGGCTGTGGGGCTTGTGAAGGGAGGATTGGTGAAGTTTCAGGTTTTTCCAAAAACAGATAGCTTTGTGGCAACAGCTAACCTCTCTTTTCCCGAAGGAACGCCTGTGGATGTTACTCATCAGGCCTTACAAAAGATTGAACAGGCCTTTCTACAGGTGTCTGGACGGACCAAAACGGTGAGTGGAAAGCCGCTTGTTGAGCAGCGTATGGTCCTGATTGGCCAAAGTCTGAGTTCACAGCAACGGGGGCAAAAGGGCTCACATCTGGGCTCGGTTCAGTTCATCATGCTCCCGGCAGAAGAGCGGGGGGTGCATTCCAACGATCTTCTGATTGCCTGGGAGGAGGAAATAGGTTCTCTGCCTGGAGCAAAGTCCCTGACCTTTGAAGGCGAGTCGCACGGGCCTGGTGGTGCTGAGCTGGAGTTTTGGATACAGGGAAACAGGATGGAGGATATCATTGCTGCCTCTGAACAGCTCCAGGATAAATTACGCAGGTATAGTGGCGTGATTCAGATACGTTCTGATAATTCTCCGGGAAAAAATGAATTTCGCCTGACCCTGAAGCCGGAAGCCAGGGCATTGGGGCTGACTGTAGAGGATTTGGCCAGACAGGTCAATGCTGGTTTCTACGGAAGAGAGGCCTTTCGGGTACAGCGGGGCGAGGACGATATCCGGGTGAAGGTGCGTTATACGCAGGATGAACGAAGCAGAGTGACTGATTTTCAGCAGATGCGCATCCGTACCTCTGCTGGTCAGGAAGTCCCTCTGCTCTCGGTTGCAGATATGGCCTTCGGGCCGGGCTTTTCCACTATTACCCGTACCGATGGGATGCGCCGGGTCGCTGTGACAGCAGATGTGGACTCCAAAAGGGCGAATGCTCAAGAGGTCTTTGCTGATCTGGCTGTTTTCTCTCGGCAGCTTGAAACCCAATTCCCAGGGCTACACGTTTCCAGTCAAGGGGAAAAGAAGAATATGCGGGAGTCTTTTGCCCCGCTCAAGGTGACTGTCCCTCTGGCCATACTGGGTATTTTTGTTATTGTGGCCACGATTTTTCGTTCTTATATCCAGCCTTTGGTTATTCTGGTGAGTATTCCCTTTGGTATTATCGGGGCCATTCTTTCCCACCTTGCGTTGGGCTATGATCTTTCTATGATGTCCATGTTCGGTATGGTCGCTCTCACCGGGGTGGTGGTGAATGATGCCATCGTCCTGATTGAGCGCATTAATGAGAACCTTGCCGAAGGTATGTCCTTTTTCAATGCGGTGACCAAGGGAGGTGCGCGTCGTTTTCGGGCCATTCTCCTCACCTCCGTTTCGACGGTGGGCGGTTTGGCTCCATTGATCCTGGAGACCGACATGCAGGCCCAGTTTCTTATTCCTATGGCCTTATCGCTGGCTGGCGGGGTTGTTGGCTCAACAGTCCTGACCTTGGTACTTATTCCCAGCCTCTTGGCTATTGTCAATGACGGGCGCAGAGTGATCGGTCGGCTGCAAACCGGTATCTGGCTGGAGCGTGAGGCGGTGGAACCAGCCGCTGCCCGGAGGGTGAATCAGATGGACAGGGACTGA
- a CDS encoding efflux RND transporter periplasmic adaptor subunit, whose amino-acid sequence MEMKKIALVFVRIVLCLLILAGGFIGMKKLKGMKKAPQKVERKEPALPVRVVQVQAKTVPIVVSGYGEVVSRTEVTLPAEVGGRVLFAHKDLQVGAIIQKDEILYKINEQDFRLDLESAQARLKSLVRDLELARKEYARVSNLYSKKKVGTQSTVEKGEQAVNAINNQIIQIKQTIDQTKLQLSRCVIRAPFTGRITELFVDQGEYVTLGKNLLTLTSDSDLEVQVPLDSRDAVQWLRFQAKNDGQSWFGLPEKTDCTVTWTERESVRAQGLLDRVVRFDAQTRSLTVAIRLQPEKGAPFPLVQGMFCRVDIEGHSLERAFALPRAAVSFEQTVYVVEDGRLHTRKVAAARTEQGTTYVTGGLEEGEQVIITRLENPLENSLVNILEPAESVQPVLQSVQKEAGEE is encoded by the coding sequence ATGGAAATGAAAAAAATAGCTTTAGTTTTCGTGCGGATTGTTCTCTGTCTGCTGATTCTTGCCGGTGGGTTCATCGGTATGAAGAAGCTCAAGGGAATGAAGAAAGCACCGCAAAAGGTGGAGAGAAAGGAGCCCGCACTACCTGTTCGGGTGGTTCAGGTCCAGGCGAAAACGGTTCCAATTGTCGTTTCCGGCTATGGGGAGGTGGTCTCGCGCACTGAGGTAACCTTGCCTGCTGAAGTCGGTGGGCGTGTTCTCTTTGCCCATAAGGATCTCCAGGTCGGAGCGATTATCCAGAAAGATGAGATCCTGTATAAGATTAATGAACAGGATTTTCGTTTGGACCTGGAAAGTGCCCAGGCCCGTCTGAAGAGTCTGGTTCGCGACCTTGAGCTTGCCCGGAAGGAATATGCGCGGGTCAGTAATCTCTACTCCAAGAAAAAGGTAGGGACCCAGTCTACTGTGGAAAAGGGTGAGCAGGCCGTCAACGCCATAAATAATCAGATCATCCAGATCAAACAAACTATAGATCAGACAAAACTCCAGCTCAGCCGCTGCGTTATCCGGGCCCCCTTTACCGGTCGTATCACGGAACTCTTTGTGGATCAGGGAGAATATGTGACCTTGGGTAAAAATCTCCTCACCCTTACCAGTGACAGTGATCTTGAAGTACAGGTGCCTTTGGATAGCCGTGATGCGGTGCAATGGCTTCGTTTTCAGGCAAAGAATGATGGTCAATCCTGGTTTGGGCTCCCTGAGAAAACAGATTGCACTGTTACCTGGACGGAACGGGAAAGCGTGCGCGCCCAGGGTCTTCTTGATCGAGTGGTCCGTTTTGATGCTCAGACCAGAAGCCTGACCGTGGCGATTCGCTTGCAGCCGGAAAAAGGTGCTCCCTTCCCTCTGGTGCAGGGGATGTTTTGCCGGGTGGATATTGAAGGCCATTCTCTGGAAAGGGCCTTTGCCCTCCCAAGGGCCGCAGTGAGCTTTGAACAGACTGTCTATGTTGTTGAGGATGGTCGACTGCACACTCGCAAGGTGGCGGCGGCTCGAACCGAGCAAGGCACGACCTATGTGACAGGAGGCCTGGAAGAAGGCGAACAAGTGATTATCACCCGCTTGGAAAATCCTCTGGAAAATAGTTTGGTCAATATCCTTGAGCCTGCCGAGTCTGTTCAACCTGTCCTTCAGTCAGTTCAAAAGGAGGCAGGAGAAGAATGA
- a CDS encoding cold-shock protein, whose product MAEGTVKWFNDSKGFGFIEQDGGSDVFVHHSAIRADGFRSLQEGQRVSFDVVDGAKGPAAENVTAQ is encoded by the coding sequence ATGGCAGAAGGGACAGTTAAATGGTTTAATGATTCTAAGGGTTTCGGTTTTATTGAGCAAGATGGTGGATCAGATGTGTTTGTTCATCACTCTGCAATTCGAGCCGATGGATTCAGAAGTTTGCAGGAAGGTCAGCGGGTGAGTTTCGATGTCGTTGACGGTGCCAAAGGGCCTGCCGCAGAAAATGTTACTGCTCAGTAG
- a CDS encoding DUF4469 domain-containing protein, with protein sequence MAPIQYRIEPNPMTTPGSYKLRFIPQGINGYDEVAAAVALKNPNWPADMVKAILKAGNEEIQDMNTNGFQVTYEDAFTFRPTFHARLDSPDDPLPPMDELLRIKVSASRPLVKAVQQDAHLERVEPKEKAPVILSAEDTNLELNDVLNPNGVLRLNGTNLLFDRKDADCGCLIEGTRSGEARQNQFASISNTEVLLVPHIPAQDAPWNNEYTVSLRTRYTEHGSIRTGTYGRRLRSPLVLGSLGNPETPEVGILTGNAPAPYVMATSAEMTAAEQIRIQAVFNLTDNRLTLSLQAMEKRGIAGDPITVPGNGTYTLPGFSGSAVTSLTVRVDNYTDLASLIRSSYNGRMVDILDLTVA encoded by the coding sequence ATGGCACCTATTCAGTATCGGATTGAGCCCAATCCCATGACCACACCCGGATCCTACAAACTCCGCTTCATTCCTCAAGGGATCAACGGCTACGACGAAGTTGCCGCAGCCGTTGCCCTGAAGAACCCCAACTGGCCCGCAGACATGGTCAAGGCTATACTCAAGGCCGGTAATGAGGAAATTCAGGACATGAACACCAACGGATTCCAGGTCACCTACGAAGACGCCTTCACCTTTCGTCCTACCTTCCATGCCCGTCTGGACAGCCCGGACGACCCGCTACCGCCGATGGATGAACTCCTGCGGATCAAGGTCTCGGCCTCGCGTCCCCTTGTCAAGGCTGTGCAGCAGGACGCGCATCTGGAACGGGTGGAACCAAAAGAAAAGGCCCCGGTTATCCTGTCCGCCGAAGACACCAATCTGGAGCTGAACGATGTGCTCAACCCCAACGGCGTACTCCGCCTCAACGGGACCAATCTCCTCTTTGACCGGAAAGATGCGGACTGCGGCTGTCTCATCGAAGGAACCCGCAGCGGCGAGGCCCGGCAGAACCAATTCGCCTCCATCTCCAACACCGAGGTTCTGCTGGTGCCGCACATCCCGGCCCAGGACGCACCGTGGAACAACGAATACACCGTCTCCCTGCGCACCCGCTATACCGAACACGGCTCCATACGCACCGGCACGTACGGTCGCAGACTGCGCTCGCCCCTGGTACTGGGCAGCCTCGGCAACCCTGAAACACCGGAAGTCGGCATCCTGACCGGCAATGCCCCGGCCCCGTATGTGATGGCTACTTCCGCCGAAATGACGGCGGCTGAACAGATCCGTATCCAGGCTGTCTTTAATCTGACTGACAACCGCCTTACGCTGAGTTTGCAGGCTATGGAAAAACGCGGTATTGCAGGCGATCCGATCACCGTGCCCGGTAACGGCACCTACACCCTGCCCGGCTTCAGCGGTTCCGCCGTCACCAGCCTCACTGTGCGGGTGGATAATTACACTGATCTTGCATCCCTGATCCGCAGCAGCTATAACGGCAGGATGGTGGATATTTTGGACCTTACTGTTGCTTAG
- a CDS encoding PhnD/SsuA/transferrin family substrate-binding protein has protein sequence MIKKLLAALTLLLFFIVPSFAAQKSTNETVKIGILSWNGPLGFKKSWEGIEKYLSKEIGRPFELVPLEFKEVLPAVRQGTVEFFTADPSMFISAKTKYGAEEILTMKLINADSVGAVIFTKKDNDKVSQLPDLRGKKFGALHRWSFGGWQMAEKEFRDAGIDPYPFLHTLRFFDKPDAVVRAVLSGQVDAGTIPASILERMARTGAIKMRDVKFLNQKDYPDFPYACSTELYPGFPLAKTAAVGHTLAHEVADALKALKPGDKILKAARITGWVDPLDYTDLEVVQSQLRGGGYTGRRPH, from the coding sequence ATGATAAAAAAGCTTTTGGCAGCACTCACCCTGCTGCTCTTCTTCATCGTACCAAGCTTTGCCGCACAAAAAAGCACGAACGAAACAGTTAAAATAGGCATTCTTTCCTGGAACGGCCCGCTGGGCTTTAAGAAAAGCTGGGAAGGTATTGAAAAATATCTTAGTAAAGAGATCGGAAGGCCCTTTGAGCTGGTGCCCCTGGAGTTCAAAGAAGTTCTGCCCGCAGTACGCCAGGGCACAGTGGAATTTTTCACTGCTGACCCATCGATGTTCATCAGCGCCAAGACAAAGTACGGAGCTGAGGAAATCCTGACCATGAAGCTTATTAATGCGGATTCTGTGGGTGCGGTCATCTTTACAAAAAAAGATAACGACAAGGTAAGCCAGCTCCCCGACCTGAGGGGAAAAAAGTTCGGCGCCTTACACCGCTGGTCCTTCGGAGGCTGGCAGATGGCGGAAAAAGAATTCCGTGATGCCGGTATTGACCCCTACCCCTTTCTTCACACCCTCCGTTTTTTTGACAAACCCGATGCAGTGGTGCGGGCCGTCCTGAGCGGACAGGTCGACGCGGGTACTATCCCGGCCAGTATTCTGGAACGAATGGCCCGGACAGGAGCGATAAAAATGCGGGATGTAAAATTCCTCAACCAAAAAGATTACCCTGATTTCCCCTATGCTTGTTCCACCGAGCTTTACCCAGGTTTTCCCCTGGCCAAAACAGCCGCTGTCGGGCATACCCTGGCTCACGAGGTCGCCGATGCGCTCAAGGCGCTGAAGCCTGGAGATAAAATCCTGAAAGCTGCCCGGATCACAGGTTGGGTTGATCCGCTTGACTATACAGATTTAGAGGTCGTTCAATCACAGCTCAGAGGCGGTGGCTATACGGGACGACGACCGCATTAA